One Limisphaerales bacterium DNA window includes the following coding sequences:
- a CDS encoding (Fe-S)-binding protein — MIEPFIDEDKSLACVHCGLCLSACPTYLETGNENDSPRGRIYLMRALQSGRLPMEATTVRSIDRCLGCRACESACPSGVEYGYLLEHTRDHIEHHHRRGWFQTLLRRIAIEQVLPFPNRLKLALFFGRLMKRRPFIWFAPRMAREALELVPEHSPASRTPKQNPATAQPASGQVGFIEGCVMQVMFARTNEATVQLLNQDGWDVHCPEGQACCGALYAHCGQLAKARACARRNIAAFESQNLKAIIINAAGCGSTLKEYGQLLADDPEWAERATAFSAKVKDLTEWISQETGNKNQKLECKVTYHDACHLAHPQGITLEPRALVQAVAGANFVELNEADVCCGSAGSYNLTEPEMAARLQKRKTKNILATGADIVVTTNPGCLLQIQAGLKKANPKIRVMHIADFLSNSLAE; from the coding sequence ATGATCGAGCCTTTCATCGACGAAGATAAGTCGCTCGCTTGCGTGCACTGCGGCCTGTGCCTTTCGGCCTGCCCCACGTATTTGGAAACCGGCAATGAAAACGATTCGCCGCGCGGCCGCATTTATCTGATGCGCGCCCTACAATCCGGTCGCCTGCCAATGGAGGCCACCACCGTCCGATCCATCGACCGCTGCCTCGGCTGCCGCGCTTGCGAAAGCGCGTGCCCCAGCGGCGTGGAATACGGCTACCTCCTCGAGCACACCCGCGATCACATCGAGCACCACCACCGGCGCGGGTGGTTCCAAACCCTTCTGCGCCGCATCGCCATCGAACAAGTGCTCCCCTTCCCCAACCGGTTAAAACTGGCATTGTTCTTCGGCAGGCTAATGAAGCGGCGACCCTTCATTTGGTTCGCTCCCCGAATGGCGCGCGAGGCGTTGGAATTGGTTCCCGAACATTCTCCCGCATCGAGAACCCCAAAACAAAACCCCGCCACCGCCCAACCCGCGAGTGGGCAAGTCGGCTTCATCGAGGGCTGCGTGATGCAGGTGATGTTTGCCCGCACCAACGAAGCCACCGTGCAATTGCTCAATCAAGATGGCTGGGACGTGCACTGCCCCGAAGGCCAAGCTTGCTGCGGCGCGCTCTACGCGCACTGCGGCCAGCTCGCCAAAGCCCGCGCTTGCGCCCGCCGCAACATCGCCGCCTTTGAATCGCAAAACCTCAAGGCCATCATCATCAACGCCGCAGGCTGCGGCAGCACCTTAAAAGAATACGGCCAGCTCCTCGCCGACGATCCTGAATGGGCCGAACGCGCCACTGCCTTTAGCGCCAAGGTCAAAGATTTGACCGAGTGGATTTCCCAAGAGACAGGAAACAAGAATCAGAAACTGGAATGCAAAGTCACGTATCACGATGCGTGTCACTTGGCGCATCCACAAGGGATCACACTTGAACCACGAGCACTCGTCCAAGCCGTGGCGGGAGCAAACTTTGTCGAATTAAACGAAGCGGATGTGTGCTGCGGCAGCGCCGGAAGTTACAACCTCACCGAACCGGAAATGGCCGCGCGCCTGCAGAAACGAAAAACCAAAAACATCCTCGCCACCGGCGCCGACATCGTGGTCACCACCAACCCCGGCTGCCTCCTCCAAATCCAAGCCGGCCTAAAAAAAGCCAACCCAAAAATCCGCGTGATGCACATTGCGGATTTTCTGTCTAATTCCCTCGCCGAATAA
- a CDS encoding FAD-binding oxidoreductase produces MTLTPNNIEQLREQLPNATAVKAFDLSAIGELIKHVPEDMTATVQAGMNLSDFQTQLALQNQWLPVDPPCPNTLSIGALLAGNATGPRRFGFGSVRDWLIGIAVVLPDGRLVRNGGKVVKNVAGFDLCKLFVGSRGTLGVIVEATFKLLPKPEAEVFLKKECASLDDAEDLLQKLWESDLQPHVLDLHRLDGHPVNLVTGFAGARADVEAQTKAASNLGLLKETNLDYDTAFQLTAHGTESVAPADTISFLRSIPNCDFAARAGNGVVHLRGRRSEHEPSALERRIKDTFDPKGILPTL; encoded by the coding sequence ATGACCCTTACCCCGAACAACATCGAGCAACTTCGGGAACAACTTCCGAATGCAACGGCGGTGAAGGCCTTCGACTTGTCAGCCATTGGCGAGTTGATTAAGCACGTGCCGGAAGATATGACGGCGACGGTGCAAGCGGGAATGAACTTGAGCGATTTCCAAACACAACTGGCGCTGCAAAACCAATGGCTGCCGGTGGATCCGCCCTGCCCAAACACGCTCTCCATTGGTGCACTACTCGCGGGCAACGCCACCGGCCCGCGCCGGTTTGGCTTTGGCTCCGTGCGCGATTGGCTGATTGGCATCGCGGTAGTGTTACCCGATGGACGGCTGGTTCGCAATGGCGGCAAGGTGGTCAAAAATGTCGCGGGCTTTGATTTGTGCAAACTGTTCGTCGGCAGCCGCGGCACGCTCGGGGTGATTGTGGAGGCCACATTCAAATTACTTCCCAAACCCGAAGCGGAAGTGTTTCTCAAAAAAGAATGTGCCTCGCTCGATGACGCGGAGGATTTACTGCAGAAACTTTGGGAATCGGATTTACAACCGCACGTGCTCGACCTCCATCGTCTCGATGGGCACCCCGTCAACTTGGTGACCGGCTTTGCAGGCGCGCGCGCGGATGTTGAGGCACAAACAAAAGCCGCCAGCAATCTCGGCCTGCTCAAGGAAACCAATCTGGATTACGACACAGCATTCCAGCTCACCGCGCACGGGACCGAGTCGGTCGCACCCGCCGATACAATCAGTTTCCTCCGTTCAATACCCAACTGCGATTTTGCCGCGCGCGCGGGCAATGGAGTGGTTCATTTGCGTGGCCGGCGCAGCGAACACGAGCCATCCGCTTTGGAGCGACGCATCAAAGACACCTTCGATCCCAAAGGCATTTTGCCCACGCTATGA